Below is a window of Deinococcus apachensis DSM 19763 DNA.
CTGGCGGGACCGCCGCCCGGCACGTCCAGCGTGTACTCCCTCAGCACCAGCGCGGCGATAAGGGCCGCCTCCAGCAGGGCGAGGTGGTTGCCGATGCACATGCGTGCCCCCGCCCCGAAGGGCATGAAGGCGTCGGGCGTGCGCTCGCCCCGGAGCCATCGCTCGGGCTGGAAGGCGTCCGGCTGCGGCCAGTACCGGGCGTTGCGTTGCAGCAGGAAGATGTTCACGCTGACGTTCGTCCCCTCGGCCAGGGGCACGCCCGCGACCGTCACGGGCTGGGTTGCCTGCCGGGGCACCAGCCAGGCGGGCGGGTACAGGCGCAGCGTCTCCTGGATGCAGGCGTTCAGGTAGGGGAGATGGCGGGTGTCGGCGGCGGTGGGCGTACGGTCCCCCAGCACCTCCCGCACCTCCGCCTGTGCCCGCTCCCGCGCCTCCGGGTGACGCGAAAGGCTGAGGAACAGGAAGGTGAGGAGCGTGGCCGTCGTCTCGTGCCCCGCAAGGAAGAGGGTCATCACCTCGTCGCGCAGCTCGGCGTCGGTCAGGCCACCCCCGCCCTCCTCGTCGCGGGCGGCGAGCAGCATTCCCAGCAGGTCCCGCCCCTCCCCGCCCGCCGCGCGGCGCTCACGGATGATGCGGTTTACGATGCCGTCGAGCGCCCGCTCGGCCGCCTTTTCCCGAAAGCGGGCGGGCGTCGGCAGATCCCAGTCCACCACCGACCGCACCCGGTTCGTCGTGCTTTCCAACAGGGGCGGCAACTCGCGCTCAACCACCCGCAGGTCCTCCTCGGCCAGCGCTGTGCCGAACAGGACCGCCGCGACTGCGCGCAGGGTGACGTGCAGCATCTCGGAGGCGACGCTGACCGGTTCCCCCGACCGCGCCGCCTCGTTCAGCCGCTCCAGCAGCGGATCGGTCGCCCGCACGATGTCCTCCGCCATGCTCTCCAAGGCCGACCGGTGGAAGGCGGGCTGCATCAGGCGGCGGTGCCTGCGCCAGACCTCGCCCTCCGAGGTGAGGAGGCCGGTGCCCAGGAACGGCTCCATCTTCTGGATGCCGCGCCCCTTGCGGAAGCTGGCGGCCTTGGTCACGAGCACCTCGCGGGCAGCGCCGGGCTCCGCCACGGCCAGCACCTCGCGCGGGCCGAAGCGAATGGGGAACACGTCCCCGTAGGCGGCGCGGGTGTGCCGCAGGAACCCGAGGGCATCCCGCCGCAGCTCGGACAGGTGGCCGAGCAGGGGGTGTCCGCGTGGGCCGTCCGGCCAACCTGAACTCTGGGTCATGTCGGCATTATCGCGTGGGAACTGGGCCGGGCGTCCATCTATGCTGGGCTGCCCGTCCCCCTCACACCCCTAACGACCGTTTGTTAGACTGGGACTACAGATGACCCAGCCTGACACCCGCGCCCCGGCGCCCTCCAATGGCAAGGTCCCTCCCCAGGATGCCTGGGCGGACGCCCTCGCGCGCCTCGCCGCCGATCAGGCCCGTGTGCGGGCGGGTGGAGGCCCCAAGGCCCAGCAGCGCCAGCACGAGAAACAACGCCTGACGGCCCGTGAGCGCGTTGGCCGCCTGATCGACCCCAGCAGCGTGTTCGACGAGCTGATGACCTTCGCCGGGTACGGCATGTACGAGGACGTGGGCGGCTGCCCCAGCGGCGGCACGGTCACCGGTGTCGGCACCATCGCGGGCCGCCCGTGGATGATCATCGCCAACGACGCGACGGTGAAGGCGGGGGCGTTCTTCCCGATCACGGCCAAGAAGGTGATCCGGGCGCAGACCATCGCGCTCGAAAATCGGCTGCCCGTGGTGTACCTGGTGGACTCGGCGGGCGTGTACCTGCCCATGCAGGACGAGATTTTCCCGGACCAGGATGACTTCGGGCGGGTGTTCTACCTCAACGCCCGGATGAGCGCGAAGGGGATTCCGCAGATTGCCGCGATCATGGGGAACTGCGTGGCGGGCGGCGCCTATCTCCCCGTCATGTGCGACACGCTGATCATGACCGAGGGCTCGGGCCTGTACCTCGCGGGTCCCGCCCTCGTGAAGGCCGCCATCGGGCAGGTTGTGGACTCGGAGGAGTTGGGCGGCGCGGCCATGCACGCCGGGATTGCCGGAACGGTGGACTACCGCGAGCCCGACGACGAGGCGGCGCTGCGGCGGATTCGCGCGCTCGCGGACCTCTACGCACCGGGAGAGGTGGCGCCCTGGGCCAGACGCCGGGCGGAGGTGCGCGAGCCGGAGAGCCGCGACCTCACCGAACTCGTCGGCTTTGACGGCGCCAAGACGTACGACGTGCGCGACCTCATCACCGCCCTGACCGACGGCGGCGAGTTCCACGAGTTCAAGGCCGAGTACGGCGAGACGCTGGTGTGTGGCTTCGGGCGGGTGGGCGGTTACCCGGTGGGCTTCGTGGCGAACCAGCGGACGGTCATCAAGAAGAAGCTCAAGAGTGGCGGCGAGCCCGGCCTGCGCACCCGCATCGAGGTCGGCGGCGTGATCTACGGCGACTCCGCCGACAAGGCCGCCCGCTTCATCCTCGACGCCAATCAAGCGGGCGTGCCGCTGGTGTTCCTGAGTGACGTGACCGGCTTTATGGTGGGCCGCGACTCCGAGCAGGAGGGCATCATCCGCCGGGGCGCGAAGCTGGTGAATGCCGTGTCGAACTCCGTTGTCCCGAAAATCACCATCATCACGGGTGGGTCGTTCGGCGCGGGCAACTACGCCATGAACGGCAAGGCGTACGCGCCGCGCTTCCTCTTCGCCTGGCCCAGCGCCAAGTACGCCGTCATGAGCGGCAACGCGGCGGCCAAGACGCTGCTCGATATCCAGGTTGCGGCCCTCAAGCGGCAGGGCCACCCCCCCGACGACGAGGAACTTGCCCGCCTGTACGAGGAGGTCAAGGCCAAGTACGACACCGAACTCGACCCCCGCTACGCCGCCGCCCGCCTTTGGGTGGACGAGATCATTCCCCCGAATGACACCCGTGACCGCCTGATTCGCGCCCTGGAAGCCTGCGCGCAGAACCCCGAGCAGGAGGAGTTCCGCGTGGGCGTGTTCCAGGTGTAGTGCCTGTAATCCCTCTCCCCTCGTGGGAGAGGGCCGGGGTGAGGGGGCGTGTGAGCCACTCAAGCTGTTTCAAGACGCCCTGCCACCCATTCAAACCCCGCCGGGAGGGCGCGACGGTTCACCCCCACCCGGCCTCCCCCCTCAAGAGGGAGGAGAAAAAAGCCCTCAATTCCCCTTCTCCAGGAGGCTCCCCATGACCAGCACCCTTGACCGTCCCGTCAGCCCCAACGTCTCTCCCATGAACGACGACCAGCGCGCGATCGTCGGCGCCCTCAAGAGCTTCCTGAAGAACCGGGTGGAGCCGGGGGCTGCCGAGCGTGACCAGACGGGCGAATTTCCCTTCGAGATCGTCCGCGAACTCGGCGAGATGGGCATTATGGGCGCCCAGACGCCCGAGGAGTACGGCGGGGCGGGGCTCGACACCGCCACCTTTGCCATGATCATCGAGGAGGTTGCGGCGGTGGACGGCTCGCTGTGCCTCACCGTCGCCTCGCACAACTCGCTGTGCCAGGGGCACATCCTGGTCGGCGGCACGGAGGAGCAGAAGCGTAAGTTCCTCCCCGACCTGGCCTCCGCCAGGAAGCTGGGGGCGTGGGGCCTGACCGAGCCGGGCAGCGGCTCCGACAGCGGCGGCCTTCAGACGCGGGCGGTGGAGCAGCCGAACGGGTCGTGGATTCTCAACGGCTCCAAGAACTTCATCACCCAGGGCAGTGTGGGCGGCACCTACGTCATCCTCGCGCGCACCGATCCGCCCCGCCCCGGCAAGGGCAAGAACGACGGCATCAGCGCCTTCGTCTTCAACCGCGACGAGGTGACGGGTTTCTCCATCGGCCGCAAGGAGGACAAGCTGGGCCTGCGGAGCAGCGACACGGCGCAGCTCATCTTCGAGGACATCCACCTCCCCGCCGACGCGCTGCTGGGCGAGCGTGGCAACGCCTTCAAGGACGTGATGCGGGTGCTGGACGGTGGCCGTGTCGGAATCGCGGCGATGGGATTGGGGCTGGGCCGTGCCGCTTTCGAGTACGCCTCGAAGTACACCCTGGAGCGCGAGCAGTTCGGCAAGCCCATCGCCCACAACCAGGACATCGCCTTCCGCCTGGCCGACCTGGACACCCAGCTTGAGGCCGCCCGCCTGCTGATCCGCAAGGCCGCCGACCTCAAGGACGCGGGGCAGAACTTCACCGTGGCCGTCGCCCGCGCCAAGTTGTTCGCCACGACGGCCGGAGTCCACGCCTGTGACGAGGCGATCCAGATGCTCGGCGGCTACGGCTACATCAAGGAATACCCCGTTGAGCGCTTCTGGCGCGACAACCGCCTGACCCGCATCGGGGAAGGAACGGACGAGGTGCAGCGCCTGGTCATCAGCCGCGACGTGATGAAGCGGTTCGCGGAGTAAGAAGCAAAGGGAAGGGGGCGGGGCGATGGAGGGTGCCCCGCCCCCTTCCGTTTCTCCAACCTCCACAAGAGTTCAAAAGGGCGAAAGCTGTGGCTTCTCAAAACCCTCTCCTGTGAACGGCCGATTCCTGCACGTGCCTCGCTCTCGCATGGCCTTCACCCCGCCTTGCTCGCGCAGCGAGACGGTGGGCTGGTGACTGAGAGAACAGCAAGATCAAACAGTGCGGGCTGAGAAGAGCGACCACGGGCGCGATGGGTAGGAACCTTGCCTGGCGCAGTGACAAGCTCCCCTGCTCCCTGGGGAGGTAGGGGCTGGGGGTGTGGGCAAATTGACCCAAGACGCCCTGCCTCTCAAACTCCGTTTCCAATGGAGCCGCCTCCCAACGCCCTCCCAAAGAGAACTCGGCATAACTCTTCAAATAGATTTGCAGGAACAGTTTTCCAACTGCGGTTTAAGACGCCTCGTCGCGCCCCTGAGAAGCCCGCCGCGCCTCCATGATTGCCTCCCGGTGCTGCTCGGCCCACAGCCAGACCCCACAGAAGGCGGCGCTCAGGCTCCGGCCCATGTCGGTAAGTTCGTACTCCACCCGGGGCGGAATTACCGGGTACACGGTGCGGACCACCAGCCCGTCCGCCTCCATCTGGCGCACGGTCTTGGTCAGCATCTTCTGGCTGATGTCCCCCACGAGCTCACCCAGGCGTGTGAAGCGCAAGCGTCCGTGCTCCTCCAGGGTCTCCAGAATGAGCATCGTCCATTTATCGGCCACCCTCCCGATGATCTCCCGGACGAGGGCGTCCAACTCGGGATCGGCCTGCTCGGGCCGGGTGCTGTGGTCCTCCTTTATGCCGTACATCACGTCACTCTCCTTCGATTCAGTATGGCACTTTCGGGTGCCTACTTCCCTTTAGTAAGTGGAGGACCTATCCTCCCAGTCAGGAGGAACACTATGCAAGTGAGCGGCAATACCATCCTGATTACGGGCGGGGGTTCTGGGATTGGACGGGCGCTGGCCGAGGCGTTTCATGGCCGCGGTAATCAGGTCGTCATCGCGGGGCGCCGCCAGCAGGTGCTCGATGAAGTCACGGCGGCCAATCCCGGTATGGAATCGGCGGTCCTCGATATCGAAGACGCGGACGCGATACGCGATTTCGCGGAACAACTCAAGCTGGACCACCCGGCCCTGAACGTGGTCATCCACAACGCGGGCATCATGCGCGCCGAGGCCATTCAGGACAGCTCACTGGATGATGCCGAGGCGACAGTGGCGACGAATCTGCTGGGTCCCATTCGCCTGACCGCGGCGCTGCTGCCGCACCTTCTGGCCCAGCCGCACGCGGCGATCATCACTGTCTCGTCCGGGCTCGCGTTTCTGCCGCTGGCGGCGACCCCGACCTACAGCGCGACGAAAGCCGCCGTCCACTCCTACACGCAATCGCTGCGCCATCAGCTCAGGGACACGTCCGTCCAGGTGATCGAACTGATCCCGCCCTACGTGCAGACGGAATTGATGGGACCCGGGCAGGCAAGTGATCCTAACGCCATGCCCCTGAGGGATTTTATCGACGAGGTGATGGCAATCCTCGATTCCTCTCCCGACGCGACCGAGATTCTGGTGGAGCGGGTCAGGCCGCTGCGCTTTGCCGAAGCGGGGGGGAATTACCCGGCCTTTTTCCGGCAGTTCAACGACGCCAGCTCGACCCATTGAGGGCCTGCGGACGGGGCCGCCCCACCCGACGAGAAGGCCGAAGCTCTAGTATTTCCCCACCCGCTCCACCAGCAGCGCGAAAAAGCCGTCCGCGTCCACATCGGTCATCACCTCGGCGTTGGGGGCCTTGCCGGTCACGCCCCACACGTCCGCGACAGTGCGCCCCCGGCTGGGGCCTTCCGTCAGGTCGATCTCCACGTGCATGGGGGGTGTCCTGAAGAGTTCGGGGCGCAGCAGCCAGGCCACGGTGAGGGGGTCGTGCAGGGCTCCACCCTCCCAGCCGTAGCGCACGCGGTGGTGCTCGGCGAAGAACTCCAGCAGCACGGCTACGAACTCGCCGACCTCGGTGCCCAGGGCGCGAAAGGCCGCCACACGGGCCGGGTGTGCGATGGCCTGATGCGAGGCGTTCAGGCCGATCATGGTGAGGGGCACGCCGGAGGTGAAGACGATGTGGGCGGCGTGGGGGTCGGCCAGGGCGTTGAACTCGGCAGCGGGCGTCCAGTTGCCGGTGTCGGTGGAGCCTCCCATCCAGACGACCCGCCGGATCAGCGGCGCGATATCGGGGGCGAGGCGCAGGGCCAGGGCGACATTGGTGAGCGGGCCGGTGGGCACCAGCGTCACGTCGCCCGGATGCTCGCGCACGGCCCGGATCAGGAAGTGGACGGCATGTTCGTCCTCCAGACCACGGCTCGGCGTGGGCAGGTGCGGGCCGTCGAGCCCGCTCTCCCCATGCACGAGTTCAGCGCTGATGGGCGGCACGACAAGCGGGCGGCCCGCGCCCCGATGGACCGGCACGTTCGCCCCGGCGAGTTCGCGCACGATCAGCGCGTTACGGGTGGTGCGGTTGAGTCCCACGTTGCCGAACACGGTGGTCAGGCCCAGCACTCGCAGTTCCGGGCTTGCCAAGGCAAGCAGAAAGTTCACGGCGTCGTCGTGGCCGGGGTCGCCGTCAAGGATGACGTTCATAGGCATGGCGGGTATTGTTTCATCCCTTAACTGGCCTGGATAAATTGACCGTAAGCTTTGTGCCATCCGCGTCAGGAAGAGGCCACTACACTGGAGTCATGAAGGGCCTGCGTGAGTTCATAGACTGGCTGCGGGAGGCGCTCAAGGGCGCGCCCCAACCCCAGCCGGTGCCCATTCCCGTCCGCGTGCGCGACCGTCGCTGACCGGGCCACCTCCTCCACCTTTTCCCGTCCACCCCGCCCGGGTGGGCGTTTTTCTGGCGTCTCCGGCGAAAAGGCAGCCCAACTCCTCCACCATACCCCTGCGCGTGAGGGTTCGCTGTGGACCATTCGCCTGACTTTCACCTGACGTGGACCCTAGAGTGAACTCCCGGGCCCAACTCCCCTGAGCTCTGGCCCCGGAGAAACGGAAAGAGGTGAAGCCGTGCATATTTATCAGCTGTCAGGCCGGAACGTGGACGTCACCGATGCGATGCGCGATTACGTGGAGGAGAAGCTCACGCGCCTGGACCGCTTCAGCGACCAGATTACCGACGCGCGCGTGATTCTGACCGTCCGGGACGTGCGCGACGCCGGGCGGCGCAACCGCGTCGAGGTCCAGCTCAATGTGCCCAACGGCATCATCCGGGCCGAGGAACACCACGCAGACATGTACGCGGCAATCGACCGCGTCTCCGACGTGCTGGAGCGCCAGCTTCGCAAGTTCAAGACCCGTTACCTCAAGCACCGCCAGGACGCCGCGCCCCAGCCCGAGGTGGGCCTGGCGGAGGCGGACGTGAATGCCGGGGTGGACGACGAGGTGACCGAGTTCCGCCCCGAAATCGTGCGCCAGAAGCGCTTCAGCCTGCGCCCCATGAGCCCCGAGGACGCCGTGACCCAGATGGAGGCCCTGGGCCACGACTTCTACGTCTTCAAGAACATGGACACGAACAGTTGCGCGGTGGTGTACCGCAGGCGCGACGGGAACTACGGCCTGATCGAGCCAAGCTGAGGGAGGCCGCGGGGGTGGGGGGGCACTGTCCCCCT
It encodes the following:
- a CDS encoding acyl-CoA carboxylase subunit beta produces the protein MTQPDTRAPAPSNGKVPPQDAWADALARLAADQARVRAGGGPKAQQRQHEKQRLTARERVGRLIDPSSVFDELMTFAGYGMYEDVGGCPSGGTVTGVGTIAGRPWMIIANDATVKAGAFFPITAKKVIRAQTIALENRLPVVYLVDSAGVYLPMQDEIFPDQDDFGRVFYLNARMSAKGIPQIAAIMGNCVAGGAYLPVMCDTLIMTEGSGLYLAGPALVKAAIGQVVDSEELGGAAMHAGIAGTVDYREPDDEAALRRIRALADLYAPGEVAPWARRRAEVREPESRDLTELVGFDGAKTYDVRDLITALTDGGEFHEFKAEYGETLVCGFGRVGGYPVGFVANQRTVIKKKLKSGGEPGLRTRIEVGGVIYGDSADKAARFILDANQAGVPLVFLSDVTGFMVGRDSEQEGIIRRGAKLVNAVSNSVVPKITIITGGSFGAGNYAMNGKAYAPRFLFAWPSAKYAVMSGNAAAKTLLDIQVAALKRQGHPPDDEELARLYEEVKAKYDTELDPRYAAARLWVDEIIPPNDTRDRLIRALEACAQNPEQEEFRVGVFQV
- a CDS encoding acyl-CoA dehydrogenase family protein — its product is MTSTLDRPVSPNVSPMNDDQRAIVGALKSFLKNRVEPGAAERDQTGEFPFEIVRELGEMGIMGAQTPEEYGGAGLDTATFAMIIEEVAAVDGSLCLTVASHNSLCQGHILVGGTEEQKRKFLPDLASARKLGAWGLTEPGSGSDSGGLQTRAVEQPNGSWILNGSKNFITQGSVGGTYVILARTDPPRPGKGKNDGISAFVFNRDEVTGFSIGRKEDKLGLRSSDTAQLIFEDIHLPADALLGERGNAFKDVMRVLDGGRVGIAAMGLGLGRAAFEYASKYTLEREQFGKPIAHNQDIAFRLADLDTQLEAARLLIRKAADLKDAGQNFTVAVARAKLFATTAGVHACDEAIQMLGGYGYIKEYPVERFWRDNRLTRIGEGTDEVQRLVISRDVMKRFAE
- a CDS encoding nucleoside hydrolase, whose product is MNVILDGDPGHDDAVNFLLALASPELRVLGLTTVFGNVGLNRTTRNALIVRELAGANVPVHRGAGRPLVVPPISAELVHGESGLDGPHLPTPSRGLEDEHAVHFLIRAVREHPGDVTLVPTGPLTNVALALRLAPDIAPLIRRVVWMGGSTDTGNWTPAAEFNALADPHAAHIVFTSGVPLTMIGLNASHQAIAHPARVAAFRALGTEVGEFVAVLLEFFAEHHRVRYGWEGGALHDPLTVAWLLRPELFRTPPMHVEIDLTEGPSRGRTVADVWGVTGKAPNAEVMTDVDADGFFALLVERVGKY
- a CDS encoding SDR family oxidoreductase; the encoded protein is MQVSGNTILITGGGSGIGRALAEAFHGRGNQVVIAGRRQQVLDEVTAANPGMESAVLDIEDADAIRDFAEQLKLDHPALNVVIHNAGIMRAEAIQDSSLDDAEATVATNLLGPIRLTAALLPHLLAQPHAAIITVSSGLAFLPLAATPTYSATKAAVHSYTQSLRHQLRDTSVQVIELIPPYVQTELMGPGQASDPNAMPLRDFIDEVMAILDSSPDATEILVERVRPLRFAEAGGNYPAFFRQFNDASSTH
- a CDS encoding winged helix-turn-helix transcriptional regulator, whose protein sequence is MYGIKEDHSTRPEQADPELDALVREIIGRVADKWTMLILETLEEHGRLRFTRLGELVGDISQKMLTKTVRQMEADGLVVRTVYPVIPPRVEYELTDMGRSLSAAFCGVWLWAEQHREAIMEARRASQGRDEAS
- the hpf gene encoding ribosome hibernation-promoting factor, HPF/YfiA family; protein product: MHIYQLSGRNVDVTDAMRDYVEEKLTRLDRFSDQITDARVILTVRDVRDAGRRNRVEVQLNVPNGIIRAEEHHADMYAAIDRVSDVLERQLRKFKTRYLKHRQDAAPQPEVGLAEADVNAGVDDEVTEFRPEIVRQKRFSLRPMSPEDAVTQMEALGHDFYVFKNMDTNSCAVVYRRRDGNYGLIEPS
- a CDS encoding cytochrome P450 — its product is MTQSSGWPDGPRGHPLLGHLSELRRDALGFLRHTRAAYGDVFPIRFGPREVLAVAEPGAAREVLVTKAASFRKGRGIQKMEPFLGTGLLTSEGEVWRRHRRLMQPAFHRSALESMAEDIVRATDPLLERLNEAARSGEPVSVASEMLHVTLRAVAAVLFGTALAEEDLRVVERELPPLLESTTNRVRSVVDWDLPTPARFREKAAERALDGIVNRIIRERRAAGGEGRDLLGMLLAARDEEGGGGLTDAELRDEVMTLFLAGHETTATLLTFLFLSLSRHPEARERAQAEVREVLGDRTPTAADTRHLPYLNACIQETLRLYPPAWLVPRQATQPVTVAGVPLAEGTNVSVNIFLLQRNARYWPQPDAFQPERWLRGERTPDAFMPFGAGARMCIGNHLALLEAALIAALVLREYTLDVPGGGPASLVAGVTLKPDGPVLAEVRALS